The following coding sequences are from one Nitrospirota bacterium window:
- the nuoF gene encoding NADH oxidoreductase (quinone) subunit F, with the protein MPKHEPVLLKNMLQPGYTGSLAEYERAGGYQALKKVVGKVAPADVTAMVIKSGLRGRGGAGFPTGVKWGFLPKDYQGPKYLCCNADESEPGTFKDRQLMERDPHQVLEGIALACYAIGSETAYIYIRGEFVLGSRILDKAVAEARAAGYLGRNILGRGINLDIWVHRGAGAYICGEETALLESLEGKRGLPRVKPPFPATSGLYGKPTVINNVETLANLPHIVNRGPEWFASIGSPPKSAGTRIFCVSGHVKRPGNYEVPMGVTCRELIFEHAGGMRGDKPLKAFIPGGASAPFLTPDHLDVKLDFESVAQAGSMLGSGGVTVMEEGTDMVWAALRLMEFFHHESCGKCSPCREGSSWLVQTLRRILAKRGRMEDLETLVQLCNNIAGRTVCAFGDAEVAPILSTLKYWRPEYEALIREAEAQRAHELPMAAARH; encoded by the coding sequence ATGCCGAAACACGAACCAGTCCTACTCAAGAACATGCTGCAGCCTGGCTACACCGGTTCGCTCGCGGAGTACGAGCGGGCGGGCGGGTACCAGGCCTTGAAAAAAGTCGTCGGCAAGGTCGCGCCTGCGGATGTGACCGCCATGGTCATCAAATCCGGCCTCCGCGGCCGTGGCGGGGCCGGGTTCCCCACCGGCGTCAAGTGGGGATTCCTGCCGAAGGATTACCAGGGCCCCAAGTACCTCTGCTGCAACGCCGACGAGAGCGAACCGGGCACGTTCAAGGACCGGCAGTTGATGGAGCGCGATCCGCACCAGGTCCTGGAAGGGATCGCCCTCGCCTGTTATGCGATCGGATCGGAAACCGCCTACATCTACATCCGCGGCGAGTTCGTCCTGGGCTCCAGAATTCTGGACAAGGCCGTCGCGGAAGCGCGCGCGGCCGGCTACCTGGGCAGGAACATTCTCGGCAGGGGAATCAACCTGGACATCTGGGTCCACCGCGGCGCCGGCGCCTACATCTGCGGCGAGGAAACGGCCCTGCTGGAATCGCTGGAGGGCAAGCGCGGGCTGCCCCGCGTGAAGCCGCCCTTTCCGGCTACGAGCGGCCTCTACGGCAAGCCGACCGTGATCAACAACGTGGAGACACTGGCAAACCTCCCGCATATCGTCAACCGGGGGCCCGAATGGTTCGCCTCGATCGGCTCCCCGCCCAAGAGCGCGGGCACCCGCATCTTCTGCGTCAGTGGACACGTGAAGCGGCCCGGCAACTATGAAGTCCCGATGGGCGTCACGTGCCGGGAGCTGATCTTCGAGCACGCCGGCGGCATGAGGGGAGACAAGCCGCTGAAGGCCTTTATTCCCGGCGGCGCCTCGGCCCCCTTTCTCACACCGGACCATCTGGACGTGAAGCTGGACTTCGAATCCGTGGCCCAAGCCGGTTCGATGCTGGGCTCCGGCGGGGTCACGGTGATGGAAGAGGGCACGGATATGGTTTGGGCCGCGCTGCGACTGATGGAGTTTTTTCACCACGAGTCCTGCGGCAAGTGCAGCCCCTGTCGGGAAGGCAGCTCCTGGCTGGTGCAAACCCTGCGCCGCATTCTGGCCAAGCGGGGCCGGATGGAAGACCTTGAAACCCTCGTGCAGTTGTGCAACAACATCGCAGGCCGCACGGTCTGCGCCTTCGGAGACGCGGAGGTGGCCCCGATCCTGAGCACTTTGAAGTACTGGCGGCCCGAATACGAGGCCTTGATCCGAGAGGCCGAGGCCCAGCGCGCACACGAGCTTCCGATGGCGGCGGCGCGGCATTGA
- the nuoE gene encoding NADH-quinone oxidoreductase subunit NuoE: MLREKYKTEIEEILSRYPVKRSALLPLLYLAQREAGYISEEAMQEIAGLLRLTPPQVYETATFYTMLNLKPVGKFHLQVCKSLMCALVGSDTLIGWLEKKLGIKSGETSKDGLFTLSKVECLGACGTGPMMQINDDYYERLTEEKVDRILADLKRDGTSALKTGPFMWPEPNGAKP; the protein is encoded by the coding sequence ATGCTGAGAGAAAAGTATAAGACCGAGATCGAGGAAATTCTGTCCCGCTACCCCGTGAAGCGCTCGGCCTTGCTGCCCCTGCTCTACCTGGCGCAGCGCGAGGCCGGCTACATCAGCGAAGAGGCGATGCAGGAGATTGCCGGACTCCTGCGGCTCACGCCGCCTCAGGTCTATGAGACGGCGACCTTTTATACGATGCTGAACCTGAAGCCGGTCGGGAAGTTTCACCTCCAGGTCTGCAAGTCGCTCATGTGCGCTTTGGTGGGCTCCGACACCTTGATCGGCTGGCTGGAAAAGAAATTGGGCATCAAGTCCGGCGAAACGAGCAAGGACGGTCTCTTCACGCTGAGCAAGGTGGAATGTCTGGGGGCCTGCGGGACCGGACCGATGATGCAGATCAACGACGACTATTACGAGCGGTTGACCGAAGAAAAGGTGGACCGGATCCTGGCCGACCTGAAGCGGGACGGCACCAGCGCCTTGAAGACCGGTCCCTTCATGTGGCCCGAGCCCAACGGAGCAAAGCCATAG